TAATTTTTGCATCTCTTCAATAGGCAAATTATATTTAGTTTCAAATCCAGGCATATTGTTTTTTAATGAACCTATAGCATTTTCTTCCCTAGGAGCTGCAGCATAGCTTAAATCTGATATATAAGGATAGAATTTTTTCATCTTAATATCATAATCCGTTTCAGTTTCTTCTATAACTTCATTTACTACATTGAGTAGTTTTTTCTCCAATGGGGATTCGCCCTTTACATATATGTGTGGATAATATGGCGGTGAATAATATGCTATTACTACTGGATTTTTGTCTGACCACATATTGTGTAGAGTTTCCACCATTTTAAGAGCAAATACTCTTTCATCTATATTAGGATCATTCAATAAATCCTCTTCTAATTGTTTTATTACTTTATCAACTTCTTCGCCTTTTTCTTCTTTTACTTTTTCATATAACTGTTCATAGGACATAACCCTTGGTTCCCAAGGTAATTTTTCATAGGGGAATCCATTAAAGTCACAGTACTTTTTGTATTCAACATTTAAACTATCTATAACTTTCTTAAATGCTAAATTAGCTCCATCTATTACCTTATCCATCATTTGGTCTGGAGTACTGCTATGGGTACCAAAATTAAAATATAGATAGCTTGTTTTTGCAGTTTGTACTGAATATTCTGGTTTTAAATCTTGCTGTCTTAAAGATATAGGAGGAACTGTAACTTCTCCCTCAGCTTCATCACAGTATTTAGTGTTAAAATCCATCTCCTCTACAATAGCTGAAGATATATGATTTGGATCTAATCCTTTAAATGGATCTCCACCATGAGCTTCAGAACCTACAATATAAAAGCTGGGCATTAGTTTTCCAACAGTTCCTACATATATATACCTAGTATTATCTCCATCATATCTGGGAGCACTATAATCTGTATCGATTACTGCTAGATATTCAAATCCTTCTGTTTTTTCTAGATTAATCAATTCGGGCACAACAGAAAGCATACCTCCTGAATTACCTTCTTCATCACATACAGCAGCAAATACAATGTTTCCTTCAAAAATTTTTACATCATCTGAAATAGCTTCTACTATAGTCATCAATGTGGCTACTCCACATTTCATATCAAATATTCCTCTACCAAATAGATATTTTCCCGATTCTAAATCCCTTAGAGCTTCCTCTGGTATGGATATTTCTTTTAATTTTTCTACTAATTCTAAAGGTTTAGTTGCATAGTTTTTCAAAGTACCATAATCGGAAATTCCTACTGTGTCAGTATGACCTATCAATATTACTGTTTTTTTGCTATTTCCTTTTTCACCTTTTACCATAGCCATTACACTTTTTCTTCCTAAAGGATCATTTTTTATAGGTACATATTTTACATTTTCAGGATATTTTTTAAAATACTCCATATCTAAAAATTTTTCATATATTTTTTTTACCACATCATTTTCATATTTTGTTCCCACTATACTGGGAGTTTCTGCTAATTCTAGTGTAAGAGTTTCTATTTTTTTGCTTAAGTTTTTGCTCATTTTTATAACCTCCTAAGAAATATAACTAATTTAACAAGTATACCTTATTTTGATGGATTATAATATTTTGGATTTTTGAAAAATTCATCTTTTAAATCCTTGACTTCATCAGATAATATTAATAAACCTATCATATTTGGAATTATTATGGTGGCTAATAATATATCTAAGAAATTATATAAAAATTCAATTCCACCATAAACCCCTAATATTATAGAAAGCAAATATATAATAACCATAACATTGGAAAATTTAGCACCAAATAGGAATTCTGCTTGAGTTTTTCCATAATAAGCGATTACGATAATAGTTGATAGTACAAATAGTAGCATGCTAATAGTTGCAATTCCTCCACCTAAGGTGTTTCCTAATAACTGTTGGAAAGCTACAGCAGGCATACTAGCTGCTTGATCTATAGGAACTGTTTTATATACTCCAGAGACTAATACAACCAATGCAGTTATAGTACAAACTATCAATGTATCTACAACTATTTCGAATATACCCCACATAGCTTGACGTGCGGGATGGTCGGTAATTGCAGCAGAATGAGCGATTGGTGCAGTACCCATACCAGCTTCGTTGGAATAGACTCCTCTTGCTGTTCCCCACCTAATTGCTTGTGCTACACCAGCACCAGCAATACCGCCTACTGCAGCGAAAGGTGTAAATGCATGTTTAAATATTAAACCAAGAGCCTTAGGTAATTCTGTAATATTTACTATTATAATTATTAAACCACCTATTATATACAATAGTGCCATAAAAGGAACTAACTTTTCAGTAAAATTAGCAATTTTTTTTATACCACCAAATACTACTAGTCCAACAAGAATCACAAGGGCACAACCTGTTATCCAACTAGGAATATTAATAGTTGCGGCAGTTTGAGCTGCAGAAGCTGATTGAGTTGCAATAGATGGAATTATTTCAAGCATTAAGAAGAAAGAGAAAATTATACCTAAAACTTTACCTAAACTGGATTTTATTCCTTTACTTAGAAAGTACATAGGACCTCCTACATGTTCGCCTTCTTCGTTTAATTCTCTATATTTTATACCTAATGTTATTTCTGAAAACTTAGCTGCACTAGCAATTAAAGCTACAATCCACATCCAAAATACAGCCCCTGGACCACCATAAGCAATAGCTACAGGTACTCCTACTATATTAGCAGCTCCAATAGTGGAGGCTAAAGCTGCTGTTGCTGCTTGGAAAGGAGTAACAGTACCTTCTCCTTCGGATTTTTTAAACATTTTGCCAAAAGTTTCTTTCATTATAAATGGAAAATACTTAAATTGGAAAAAACCTAATTTAATGGTTAAAAAAATACTTCCACCAACTAAAATAACTAACATAGGTATTCCCCAGAGCCAATTTGAGAAGTTGATAACAGCGTTTATGAAGTTTT
This portion of the Keratinibaculum paraultunense genome encodes:
- a CDS encoding M20/M25/M40 family metallo-hydrolase, whose product is MSKNLSKKIETLTLELAETPSIVGTKYENDVVKKIYEKFLDMEYFKKYPENVKYVPIKNDPLGRKSVMAMVKGEKGNSKKTVILIGHTDTVGISDYGTLKNYATKPLELVEKLKEISIPEEALRDLESGKYLFGRGIFDMKCGVATLMTIVEAISDDVKIFEGNIVFAAVCDEEGNSGGMLSVVPELINLEKTEGFEYLAVIDTDYSAPRYDGDNTRYIYVGTVGKLMPSFYIVGSEAHGGDPFKGLDPNHISSAIVEEMDFNTKYCDEAEGEVTVPPISLRQQDLKPEYSVQTAKTSYLYFNFGTHSSTPDQMMDKVIDGANLAFKKVIDSLNVEYKKYCDFNGFPYEKLPWEPRVMSYEQLYEKVKEEKGEEVDKVIKQLEEDLLNDPNIDERVFALKMVETLHNMWSDKNPVVIAYYSPPYYPHIYVKGESPLEKKLLNVVNEVIEETETDYDIKMKKFYPYISDLSYAAAPREENAIGSLKNNMPGFETKYNLPIEEMQKLNLPVVNIGPFGKDAHKFTERLEKDYSFNVAPKLVYETIVKLLK
- a CDS encoding alanine/glycine:cation symporter family protein produces the protein MENFINAVINFSNWLWGIPMLVILVGGSIFLTIKLGFFQFKYFPFIMKETFGKMFKKSEGEGTVTPFQAATAALASTIGAANIVGVPVAIAYGGPGAVFWMWIVALIASAAKFSEITLGIKYRELNEEGEHVGGPMYFLSKGIKSSLGKVLGIIFSFFLMLEIIPSIATQSASAAQTAATINIPSWITGCALVILVGLVVFGGIKKIANFTEKLVPFMALLYIIGGLIIIIVNITELPKALGLIFKHAFTPFAAVGGIAGAGVAQAIRWGTARGVYSNEAGMGTAPIAHSAAITDHPARQAMWGIFEIVVDTLIVCTITALVVLVSGVYKTVPIDQAASMPAVAFQQLLGNTLGGGIATISMLLFVLSTIIVIAYYGKTQAEFLFGAKFSNVMVIIYLLSIILGVYGGIEFLYNFLDILLATIIIPNMIGLLILSDEVKDLKDEFFKNPKYYNPSK